The nucleotide sequence CCAAAACGAGATCCGATATTTGGGCGTACAAGATTTCGGTTCGATTCGTAAATTCTGCCGTGCAGCGCGACGACATCGTGAAGATGTTCTTGCGACTAAACAAGACATCCAACGCACTTAACCCTCAAGAGTTGAGAAACGCCGAATTTAACGGAGAATTTCTCAAAACTTCCGAGAGAGTTGCAGAACTGGAATTTTGGAAAAGGTGGAACCTCTTTAGCGACACGGAAATCCGGCGCATGCAGGACATCCAGTTCGCAAGTACCCTACTCATTTTTATGAGAAGTGGCTTCGAAGACGAAACAACTCAGTCTGCAATTAACAAGATGTACGACTTGTACAACGAGTCCTACCCTGAAGCAGAAAATGATATTGCCAGCATTGAAGTAGCTTTGTCGATTCTGGACGAAATACTAAGCAGAAGCGAATACCTCCGAACACCTTGGAAGAAAAAAACTCATCTCTACACTGTGTTCACAGTTGCGACGTGGCTTGCAAAAATTAATGTCACCGATTGGAGCGCCGTAGCGACAGCCCTCGAAACATGGTTCATGTGGACTGAGTTGAATGACATCCCGTCAGAAGAATACAGCGGTCGGCTTTATGAATATCATCGCTTATCGCAAGAAGGAGTTCAGAAAAAGTCAAATCGCTTAGCTCGATTTGACATTCTTACTCAGTATCTTCAAGAAACGCTGGGCGGGCAGCCCCAAGGCCACAACCGCCCTTTAGCCGTCAAATACAGCGATTCATCAGTTTTGAATTCCGCCGAATCGTATGAGATCGACTATTGGGCAAAAGCGCTTGGAGTAACCGACCAAGAACTCAGAGATGCCGTTGCAAAAATTGGCCCGTCGATCAATGAACTTAGAAAAGAACTTTCCAAGAAAAATACATAGCTGAACTTAGCAATCTAGGCTGCCATTTGATGCTCGTAATACGGCCGCTCCTTATCCTCAAGGATTTTTTCAAGATCAGCTTTTGATCGTCCCTCCGGGGAAAGCCAAGCCTCGACGTTTTCATGGCGCAGTTGCACGATGCAACGATCATGGCCCGCATCGGCGACCTCTAGCGGCGGCTCATCCGTGATCGCCGCGAAAGACCATAGTTCAGGCTCATCGGAGCCCTCCGGCGGCGTCCAATGCGAGTAAAGGCAAGCGATGAGCATGTCTTGTGTCGGCCGCGGCCGGAACTCGAGCACGACGTTTTCGGGCTCCTCGCCCGGCCGCAGCTCTCGGTGCTCCATGTCGTGCCGCTTCACGTTCTCGTAAAAGCCGTTGACGATCATGAGCCCATGGCTCTGCCCAAATTGGCCCTTCCAGAAGCCCTCGAGGCTGTTGCGCCGTGCGTTATAGGTGCCAGGGTACTTCGTGTCGTAGAACGCCGGTTTTCCCGCCGGCCGGCACTGGTAACGCATCGGCTTGATGAGCCATTCGCCATCCTCGATGACCAGCACCGGGGCATACCACCCCGGGAAGATGCGCCCGTCCCGCGGCTTCAGTTCGGTACGCTTCAAGTCCTCGAGCTTCGCCAGGGCCGCTGCGATTTTTTCAGACGCCACGCGCTGATCGTGGAGCGCCGTCTTCGTCTCCTTCTCCTGCAGCTTTCGCTCGGCCTTCACGAGGCGCGCGCGCTGCTCGAAAAGCGTTCGCTCATACCCCATCGCCTGCTCGGCGTCGTACTCATCGATCAACGCCTTGATGGCCCGCTCATCGTTGGTCGTCGGATTCGAAAAGTTGGCATCCATCGCCTTCGGAAACTTCGGCACGAAAGGCCTCGACTTCTTCTTGCGCGAGATGTATTCCCGATAAAAGTCCTTGATCGACAGTAGGGATTTCGGGAACAGCCGCCGGAAAGCGGAATGCTCAGCGCGGGTCGAGGCGGAAAAGCACATGCGAGGTGTCTCCGATGCGCGCCTGTGGGCGCTGTAAGCAAAAGGGCTGACGCCGCTGCGCCTGCCCGCCCTATACTGTATGCATGAACAGTATTGCAGCACAACCCGCCCCGGTGCCAGTTTGCATCGAGAGCCTGCTGCTGCCGATGGCCGAGGTAACGGTACACGCCGGCTTTCCGTCGCCTGCCGAGGATTTTCTCGTCAAGCGCATCGACCTCAATGCCATCCTCATCACGCACCCACAGGCAACGTTCCTCCTTCGCGTGGCCGGCGACAGCATGAGCGGGCACGGCATCGAGAACGGCGACATGCTGGTGGTTGATCGGGCGATCAAGCCGCAGCACGGGCATATCGTCGTGGCCGTGATCGACGGCGATTTCGCAGTGAAGTTTCTACATCTTCGCGGCGGCCGCCTCAAGCTCAAGGCCGGCAATCCCACCTACCCGGACATCACACCCTCGGAGGGCCAGACCGTCGAGGTGTGGGGCGTGGTGACGAGCAACATCAAGCAATTTCGTACGTGAGATGTTCGCGCTGCTCGATGGGAACAATTTTTACGTCTCCTGCGAACGGGTCTTCCGGCCCAGTCTGCAGGGGCGCCCCGTCGTCGTCCTGAGCAACAACGACGGTTGCGCGATCAGTCGCAGCGACGAAGCGAAGGCCCTCGGAGTCAAGATGGCGCAGCCGCATTTCGAGTTCCGGCACCTCGAGGAGCACGCCGGGCTCGTGGCGCTGTCGGCGAACTTCACCTTGTACGGCGACATGTCGGATCGCATGATGAGCCTGGCCGCCGGCATGGGACCTGGACAGGAAATTTATTCGATAGATGAATCTTTCATCGATGTCACGGGCGTGCAAGGCGATCTGCGGAAGCGAGCGCGCGCCGTACGGTCGCGCATCCTGCAATGGATCGGCATCCCCTGCTGCGTGGGCATCGCCCCCACCAAGACCCTCGCCAAGCTCGCGAACCACATCGCCAAGGACGCCGAACGGAAGCCCGGCAGCTATCCCGCAACGCAAGCCCAGGTCTGCGACCTCTCTTCGCTGTCGAGCAACGAAGTCGAGGAACTGCTCGCCAGCACCGAAGTGGGCGACGTGTGGGGCGTAGGCCGGCGCATCGGCGAGCAGTTGCGCGAGGGCGGCGTGACCACTGCGCTAGACCTCGCAAAGCTCGATCCAGCAACAGCCAGGCGACGGTGGTCCGTCGTGCTCGAGCGCACGGTGCGCGAGCTGCAAGGGCTGTCCTGCATCGACCTCGATGACGCCCCATCGCCAAAAAAGGAAATCGCCTGCACGCGCTCTTTCGGGCATCCCGTGCGCGAGCTGCCACCGTTGATCGAAGCAGTGAGTGAGTTCGCGGCACGCGCGGCCGAGAAGCTGCGCCGCCAGGGCAGTTTGGCCGGCATGGTCCACGTCTTTGCGCACACGTCGCCCTTCCGGCCTGGCCCAAAGTTCGCGCGCTCGCTGACCGTGCCTCTTCGTCGGCCAACGTGCGACACAGCCGCCATCACTCAGGCCGCAGTGATGGGCATTGAGCTGCTGTTTGAGCCCGGCTACAACATCGCGAAAGCAGGCGTGATGCTGCTCGAGCTCAACGACGGAAGCATCCTGCAGGGCGAGTTAGACCTCGAGAGCGAGGAAGGCCGCGAACGCAGCAAGCTGATGCGCGCAGTGGACACGCTGAACGATCGATACGGCAAGGGCACGCTACGCATCGCAAGCACCGGCACCGCAGGCGACCAACGCGAATGGACGATGAAACAGCAGCGACGCACACCGAACTACACCACCGACTGGCGCCAAGTCCCCATCGCACGGGCATAGCGCCCCCACTGACAATCGAAGCCATGAGCCAAGCAGATTTTTTTCCTCCCGAGCCCACCATCCTCAGCGCGCCGACCTGGTACAGCGATGAGGCCCGCGACGAGCACGCACTTCCCCTGGCACCTGGCGACTACAAGGTGACGCCCGGCACCCGATGGACCGTCACCTCTCTAAAAGATGGAACGACCGTCTACGACGGCATCGGCCCGGTGGAAATCCGGCGCGCCTCGAGGTGAGCGGCATGGCATCTCTATACCTTTCGATGACCGAGAAGCTGTCCGCCCACTGGAAAGCCAACAGCAACGTCTACCCGCAAAAATTCGTACTCACGCCGCCGCAGCTCGAGGCCTACACGGAATCGCGCATCCGATGCGGTGCCGACCCCAAAATTATCAGCAGCGAAACCCACATGGGCGTACGCATCGAAATCTCTGACAGCACGCCCGGGATCATGGTGGCCGCTGACGGCACCGAGATACCGCTACTGGGCACATCGGAAGCATGAAAACAGCCGAGCTGGCCGGTGCTGCCCTCAATGCTTGGATCGCAAAGGCGCTTGGCGAGCCGGTCGACATCGACTATGCGAACGAATGGCCGGGCTTCGACCGAGTGCTCGAGAGAGAGGCGATCCACATCGCACCTATGCCAGGCAAGGGTTATCAGTGGTGCGCCATCGTGACAGGCAAGCCAGGCAGTCGCTTTCCGGACGGGCGCGCGCCCTGGCAAGAGGGGCCGACTCCGCGCGTAGCCGTCGGCCGCGCCATTGTGGCCGCGCGCTACGGCGCCGAAGTGTTAGATTGACCGATCTTCGGCCCCGCTCGGCTTTTTGAAAGAGTCGCGCCAATCGGGGCCGCGCAAGCCCTCACAGCCGCGCGCAGTTCTCCCTCATAGCCCTCGCGCAGCTCGATTTCCGCCATCGCCGCCGCGGCAAACCGGTCGAGATCCACGCCAGGCGAAAGCGCCTCGGTGGGCATCGCCGGCCGCGCTGGCTCGGCGGCATCGCACGGGATAGGGATCGGCACTTTCACGGTTTGCACCGACGCAACCCCGCACGCCGCGAGAAGCCAACCGAGGCTCGCCATCACCCCCAGGAGCGCCAATCGCTTCACGGCTGCGCCCTCCCCTTCAGCCACCCATCGACGCGAACCTGTGCGCTCGCGCAGGCATCTCCCGGCACCGCCGGCGGCGTGCTCAGGATCGTGTGCGCCGCCTGCTGGCGCCCACCGGCATCAGCGCGCGCCACGGCCTGCGCATTCTTCACCTCGGCGCCGCGCTTGTCGGCCAGGTCGCGGAGATCCTCGGTCGCATCGCTGCAGGCCGAGGCCGCGGCGCGCGCGTCATCGCGCTGTAGCACCGACGTAGCCGCTCGTTCAAGGGCGCCCACCCAGGCCCAGCCGAGCGCAGCATTGCCCGCCAGGCTGATGCAGAGGGCCGCCATCAAGGCTTGCAGCATGCTCATGCGCTCAGCACCTTGAACGCGCGCGCCGTGGCGGCTTTGCGCTCGGCCAGCTTCAGGCGCTTTGGCCCGTTGACGCGGCCCGTCACGTCGTAGATGTCGCCGCGCTCGGCGGGCGCGATACAGCCCTTGTACTCGGCGAAAAACCAGCACGCCGAGAACGCCGCATGCTGCGGCTGCAGGAGGAGATCCGGATTGCCACGGTAGTCGGCGCCGATGGCGCGTCCCGCTGCAATGTAGGCCTCCTCCCAGGTCAACTGAATCAGGCCACGACCATGGAAACCCTTGTAGCGAAGCTGGCTTAGTGCGCGCGGGTTGCGAATGTAGTCCTCGGCGCGATAGCCCCCCTTCACGAACAGGCTCGGGAAGATCTCGCGCAAGCGATCCGGCGTCTTGTAGTTGAGATCCTCCTCGACCTTCTGCAGGGCATCCGACTCGATTGTGAGCTGTCCGAGAAATGCGGCCACCGCGCTATCGGAGTGAATCCGAAAACGGTTCATGCCGTCCGCAAGGTGCAGCGTGTAGCGCTCGGCGTCCGCGCGCGTCGCGCCCGTGCATGCGATGAGGGTTTGGGTGTCGATCATGGCTTCTTGAGATCCTTCGCCGCGGTCTTCGCGGCCTGGTTGGCGGTTTGTGCGGCGTTCTGCGCAGTGCTCGCGGCCTCGCCCGCGGTCTGCGCAGCGCTCGCTGCGGTATCGGCCGCCTCGGTGACGCGGCCGGCAATGGAAGAGAGGCGGTCGCCGTAGGCCTGGCGCAGCCGGCCTATCTCTGCGAGGTGGTCTTCGCGCTGGCGCGACATCTGCGCCTCTGCATTGCGCGTGGACCAGAAGTAACCCGAGCCGAAGCCGCCGAGGAAGAGGCTTCCGACGACGGCAACGGTTTCGAGCAGGCGGCGCCACTGGCGCGGAGCA is from Variovorax paradoxus and encodes:
- a CDS encoding DUF262 domain-containing protein; translation: MTIVSNMDTESRPIKWVFDEFKKGNLFVDESFQRNFTWIRKDRISLLETIILGYPIPEIYLWETQTDPTTGDTKYSVVDGQQRIRTIGLFIEGKLKLTDSGLEFPEASYRGQSFEDLDPKTRSDIWAYKISVRFVNSAVQRDDIVKMFLRLNKTSNALNPQELRNAEFNGEFLKTSERVAELEFWKRWNLFSDTEIRRMQDIQFASTLLIFMRSGFEDETTQSAINKMYDLYNESYPEAENDIASIEVALSILDEILSRSEYLRTPWKKKTHLYTVFTVATWLAKINVTDWSAVATALETWFMWTELNDIPSEEYSGRLYEYHRLSQEGVQKKSNRLARFDILTQYLQETLGGQPQGHNRPLAVKYSDSSVLNSAESYEIDYWAKALGVTDQELRDAVAKIGPSINELRKELSKKNT
- the umuD gene encoding translesion error-prone DNA polymerase V autoproteolytic subunit, with protein sequence MNSIAAQPAPVPVCIESLLLPMAEVTVHAGFPSPAEDFLVKRIDLNAILITHPQATFLLRVAGDSMSGHGIENGDMLVVDRAIKPQHGHIVVAVIDGDFAVKFLHLRGGRLKLKAGNPTYPDITPSEGQTVEVWGVVTSNIKQFRT
- a CDS encoding Y-family DNA polymerase; translation: MFALLDGNNFYVSCERVFRPSLQGRPVVVLSNNDGCAISRSDEAKALGVKMAQPHFEFRHLEEHAGLVALSANFTLYGDMSDRMMSLAAGMGPGQEIYSIDESFIDVTGVQGDLRKRARAVRSRILQWIGIPCCVGIAPTKTLAKLANHIAKDAERKPGSYPATQAQVCDLSSLSSNEVEELLASTEVGDVWGVGRRIGEQLREGGVTTALDLAKLDPATARRRWSVVLERTVRELQGLSCIDLDDAPSPKKEIACTRSFGHPVRELPPLIEAVSEFAARAAEKLRRQGSLAGMVHVFAHTSPFRPGPKFARSLTVPLRRPTCDTAAITQAAVMGIELLFEPGYNIAKAGVMLLELNDGSILQGELDLESEEGRERSKLMRAVDTLNDRYGKGTLRIASTGTAGDQREWTMKQQRRTPNYTTDWRQVPIARA
- a CDS encoding SOS response-associated peptidase family protein gives rise to the protein MCFSASTRAEHSAFRRLFPKSLLSIKDFYREYISRKKKSRPFVPKFPKAMDANFSNPTTNDERAIKALIDEYDAEQAMGYERTLFEQRARLVKAERKLQEKETKTALHDQRVASEKIAAALAKLEDLKRTELKPRDGRIFPGWYAPVLVIEDGEWLIKPMRYQCRPAGKPAFYDTKYPGTYNARRNSLEGFWKGQFGQSHGLMIVNGFYENVKRHDMEHRELRPGEEPENVVLEFRPRPTQDMLIACLYSHWTPPEGSDEPELWSFAAITDEPPLEVADAGHDRCIVQLRHENVEAWLSPEGRSKADLEKILEDKERPYYEHQMAA